Proteins encoded in a region of the Mucilaginibacter sabulilitoris genome:
- a CDS encoding efflux RND transporter periplasmic adaptor subunit — protein sequence MMKRETLLSGISALLLLAACKGKPQPVAENKQVCVSDSMAHMITIDTAKTTTMKDELSLSGEVSYDDNNVVKVFPFAGGQVLDVKVSLGDKVTKGQTLAIVRSADVAGNYTDLTATKSDLAIAKRQLEQAEYLYKNGISSERDYTEAKENYNKAVAANSKVQQQIAINGGGNTNAGGTLVIKAPESGYIVEKNITSGSFIRPDNNNSMFTISNMKDVWIWANVFESDISKVKTGYEAKVTTVAYPDKVFTGKVDAVSSVLDPDNKVMKIKIVLPNTNMLLKPEMFTNVIITNSERAQSVSVPAKAVVFDNSRNFVIVYNDKCDLKLREVSIIKTVGDTTYIASGLKAGDKVISKNQLLLYDSLTGE from the coding sequence ATGATGAAAAGAGAAACGCTGTTATCCGGCATCTCCGCTTTACTATTGCTTGCCGCCTGCAAAGGTAAGCCGCAACCCGTAGCAGAAAACAAACAGGTTTGTGTTAGCGACTCCATGGCGCACATGATAACCATTGACACTGCAAAAACAACCACCATGAAAGATGAACTAAGCCTTTCGGGCGAGGTATCTTATGATGACAATAATGTGGTTAAAGTATTCCCATTTGCCGGCGGGCAGGTGTTGGACGTTAAGGTTTCGCTGGGCGATAAGGTTACCAAAGGCCAAACACTGGCTATTGTGCGCAGTGCTGATGTTGCTGGTAATTATACCGACTTAACTGCTACCAAATCAGACCTTGCCATTGCCAAACGCCAGTTAGAGCAGGCCGAATATTTATACAAAAACGGCATATCAAGCGAACGTGATTATACCGAAGCAAAAGAAAACTACAATAAGGCAGTTGCAGCAAATAGCAAGGTACAACAGCAAATTGCCATTAACGGCGGAGGTAATACCAATGCAGGTGGTACACTGGTTATTAAAGCGCCTGAGAGCGGTTATATCGTCGAAAAAAATATCACTTCGGGGAGTTTTATCCGTCCGGATAACAATAACAGCATGTTTACCATTTCAAACATGAAGGATGTTTGGATCTGGGCCAACGTGTTTGAATCTGACATTAGCAAGGTTAAAACAGGTTATGAAGCCAAGGTTACTACCGTAGCCTATCCCGATAAGGTTTTCACCGGCAAGGTAGATGCTGTAAGCTCGGTACTTGATCCGGATAACAAGGTAATGAAGATCAAGATAGTATTGCCGAATACCAATATGTTACTGAAGCCCGAAATGTTCACCAACGTGATTATCACCAATAGTGAAAGGGCCCAATCGGTATCGGTACCGGCAAAAGCAGTAGTATTTGATAACAGCAGGAATTTTGTGATTGTATATAACGACAAGTGCGATTTAAAACTGCGGGAAGTTAGCATCATTAAAACCGTGGGCGATACTACCTACATTGCTTCGGGCCTTAAGGCCGGTGATAAGGTGATCTCCAAAAATCAGCTGTTATTGTATGATTCTTTAACAGGAGAATAA
- a CDS encoding TolC family protein — translation MFKIKTLLFLSVSLLSFTANRANGQTDTVKITFQDAEKQFLENNLSLLAQKYNVEASKALIQQAKLWDNPTLSTDQNIHTSGSKFFDHSNGSGQVFVQLSQVFTTAGKRGKQVQMAKDDAMVQEAAFNDLMRNLKYNLQLDFSQLATLNAQEKVYQNEITSATNLVQAIQKSYDAGNTSMKDLIRLKALLFGLQNDMVENNRQINDLQTELKALLQTKETAFVDPIINDKPVETVALDIPALIEQAKTSRPDYLSNQYQLNSATHNLAYQKALAVPDITIGASYDKNSSYAPNYYGLEIGLPLPFFNRNQGNIKSAKYNIQSQESTLKQNELQLKNDVVAAVNQYKLNQQLFTTQQVEFNEQYDKLFNSMLKSFQQRQISLVEFVDFFDTYKDTKLKILQQQYNLQKAIADLNFATGTTVIKS, via the coding sequence ATGTTTAAAATAAAAACCCTGCTTTTTTTATCAGTCTCACTTCTTAGTTTTACTGCTAACCGGGCCAATGGCCAAACCGACACCGTTAAGATTACCTTTCAAGATGCTGAAAAACAATTTCTTGAAAATAATTTAAGCCTTTTGGCTCAGAAATACAATGTAGAGGCATCGAAAGCGCTCATACAGCAAGCCAAACTTTGGGACAATCCCACCCTTAGCACCGATCAAAATATACATACCAGCGGTAGTAAGTTTTTTGATCATAGCAATGGCAGCGGACAAGTATTTGTTCAGCTAAGCCAGGTGTTTACCACCGCTGGTAAACGCGGCAAACAGGTACAGATGGCTAAAGACGACGCCATGGTGCAAGAGGCTGCCTTTAACGATTTGATGCGCAACCTGAAATATAACCTGCAACTCGACTTTAGTCAGCTGGCTACCCTGAATGCTCAGGAAAAGGTTTATCAGAACGAGATCACATCAGCTACAAACCTGGTTCAGGCCATCCAGAAATCTTATGACGCGGGTAACACATCCATGAAAGATCTGATCAGGCTTAAAGCTTTGCTTTTTGGCTTGCAGAATGATATGGTAGAGAACAACCGCCAGATCAATGATCTGCAAACAGAATTAAAAGCCCTGTTGCAAACCAAAGAAACTGCGTTTGTTGATCCCATTATTAACGACAAACCCGTCGAAACTGTAGCGCTTGATATCCCTGCTTTAATCGAACAGGCTAAAACCAGCAGACCCGATTACCTGTCAAACCAATACCAGCTTAATTCGGCCACACACAACCTGGCTTATCAAAAAGCATTGGCTGTTCCGGATATAACCATTGGCGCGTCGTATGACAAAAACAGCAGCTACGCGCCTAATTATTATGGATTAGAAATTGGTTTGCCCCTGCCCTTCTTTAACCGTAACCAAGGCAATATTAAATCGGCCAAATACAATATCCAAAGCCAGGAAAGCACACTGAAGCAAAACGAGCTGCAGCTTAAAAACGATGTGGTAGCCGCTGTAAATCAATATAAATTAAACCAGCAGCTTTTCACAACGCAGCAGGTTGAGTTTAATGAACAGTATGATAAGTTATTTAACAGCATGCTCAAAAGCTTTCAGCAACGACAAATAAGCCTGGTTGAGTTTGTTGATTTTTTTGATACTTATAAAGATACCAAGCTTAAAATATTGCAACAGCAATACAACCTCCAAAAAGCCATTGCCGATCTGAATTTTGCCACCGGCACCACTGTAATTAAATCCTGA
- a CDS encoding amidohydrolase — MDNLKITVFQGYLFWENTDKNLQNISLRLSGGIREKTELIILPEMFSTGFTMDAEKLAEPMDGKTMKWMHKTAQQYDCVVTGSIIIKEADKYYNRLIWMRPDGTYEHYDKRHLFALGKEHNTYTAGTEKLFVELKGWIICPVICYDLRFPVWLRNVGENAYDLLIIVANWPERRALHWRTLLPARAVENQTYVIGVNRVGHDGNEVYHSGDSTCIDPNGNVVYYKRDEDDVYTFSIIADEVKKARRALPFLKDADDFEIK, encoded by the coding sequence ATGGATAATCTTAAAATTACTGTTTTTCAAGGCTACCTCTTTTGGGAAAATACCGATAAAAATTTACAGAATATCTCATTGAGATTATCAGGTGGTATACGTGAAAAAACAGAACTGATTATACTGCCAGAAATGTTCAGCACCGGCTTTACTATGGACGCCGAAAAACTTGCTGAGCCTATGGATGGTAAAACCATGAAGTGGATGCACAAAACCGCGCAGCAGTATGATTGTGTGGTAACAGGCAGCATTATTATAAAAGAAGCTGATAAATATTACAACCGCCTCATCTGGATGCGCCCCGATGGCACCTATGAACATTACGATAAACGCCACCTTTTTGCCCTTGGCAAAGAACATAATACTTATACTGCAGGTACCGAAAAACTTTTTGTTGAATTGAAGGGATGGATAATTTGCCCGGTTATATGTTACGATTTGCGTTTTCCGGTGTGGCTGCGCAATGTTGGCGAAAACGCTTATGACCTGCTCATTATAGTAGCCAACTGGCCCGAGCGTAGGGCGTTGCATTGGCGTACCCTATTACCTGCACGCGCTGTTGAAAACCAAACTTATGTAATTGGTGTTAACCGCGTTGGGCACGATGGCAACGAGGTTTATCACTCTGGCGATTCTACTTGTATTGACCCCAATGGCAATGTGGTATATTACAAGCGCGATGAAGATGATGTGTATACGTTCTCTATCATAGCCGACGAAGTAAAAAAAGCGCGCAGGGCCCTGCCTTTCCTAAAAGATGCTGATGATTTTGAAATAAAATAA
- a CDS encoding methionine aminotransferase, producing MIPVVSKLPQTGTTIFTIMSALANDTGAINLSQGFPDYDCSPELIELVNQAMKNGHNQYAPMAGVMSLRERIAEKTEKLYGAVYNPDTEITITAGGTQAIFTAISAVIHPNDEVIIFEPAFDCYAPAIKLMGGVVKSLALEPPNYRIAWDMVKRLINHKTKMIILNSPHNPTSTILHKEDIDELSAIVKNQDILILSDEVYEHLIYDGEIHHSMARYPELQQRSFIVASFGKPFHATGWKIGYCMAPEYLMQEFRKIHQFLVFAVNTPIQYAIAEYLKREETYMGLPDFFQQKRDYFRKGLEQTRFELLPCFGSYFQSVRYNAITHDKDAEFAIRMAKENGVASIPVSAFYTKGIDHHVLRFCFAKRQETLDKAVDRLMKV from the coding sequence ATGATACCTGTTGTTTCAAAACTCCCCCAAACCGGCACAACCATATTCACCATTATGTCGGCCCTGGCCAACGATACTGGTGCAATAAATCTTTCGCAGGGTTTTCCTGATTATGACTGTTCCCCTGAGCTTATTGAGCTGGTAAACCAAGCCATGAAAAATGGCCATAATCAGTACGCTCCTATGGCCGGAGTGATGAGCCTACGTGAAAGAATTGCCGAGAAAACCGAAAAGCTATACGGCGCTGTTTATAATCCCGATACCGAGATCACGATAACTGCTGGTGGTACACAAGCAATATTTACTGCTATAAGTGCTGTTATACATCCTAATGATGAAGTGATCATATTTGAGCCTGCCTTTGATTGTTATGCACCCGCTATTAAACTAATGGGCGGTGTTGTAAAATCATTAGCGCTCGAACCGCCAAACTACCGTATTGCCTGGGATATGGTTAAAAGGCTGATCAATCATAAAACAAAAATGATCATCCTTAACTCGCCGCATAATCCAACTTCTACTATTCTTCATAAAGAAGATATTGATGAGCTGAGCGCCATAGTAAAAAATCAGGATATATTGATTTTAAGCGACGAAGTGTATGAACACCTGATATATGATGGCGAAATTCATCATAGTATGGCGCGCTATCCGGAGTTACAGCAGCGCAGTTTTATTGTGGCATCATTTGGCAAACCTTTTCATGCTACCGGGTGGAAAATTGGTTATTGTATGGCGCCTGAATACCTGATGCAGGAGTTCAGGAAGATACACCAGTTTTTGGTGTTCGCGGTGAATACCCCTATACAATATGCTATAGCCGAATATCTGAAAAGAGAAGAAACATATATGGGCCTGCCCGATTTTTTTCAGCAGAAGAGAGATTACTTTCGCAAGGGCCTGGAGCAAACCCGGTTTGAACTATTACCTTGCTTCGGATCATATTTTCAGTCAGTACGTTACAATGCAATAACCCATGATAAAGATGCTGAATTTGCTATACGAATGGCTAAGGAAAATGGTGTTGCCTCCATACCGGTTTCGGCTTTTTATACCAAAGGGATAGATCATCATGTACTAAGGTTTTGTTTTGCCAAAAGACAAGAAACTTTAGATAAAGCCGTTGATAGGTTAATGAAAGTTTAA
- a CDS encoding YeiH family protein has protein sequence MHTQNQITDNTNNLLLQVNSNARIIIFIICAILCLTPFINPAAALLMGLVIAQFTGHPYLHLNHKATHLLLQISVVGLGFGMNVHSALQAGKEGILFTIASITSTLILGYFIGKWFNIEKKTSFLISSGTAICGGSAIAAISPVIKAEEKLISVALGCVFILNSVALFIFPVIGHHLNLTQTQFGLWCAIAIHDTSSVVGAASKYGTHALEVATTVKLARALWIIPVAFLSSFAFKNNSKKIKIPYFIGLFILAMILNTYLPAVAIVSPVFIKIAKSGLTLTLFLIGAGLSRTVLLSVGFKLLLQGILLWVTISLAALYAVIHIV, from the coding sequence ATGCATACGCAAAATCAAATCACCGATAATACCAATAACCTGTTACTCCAGGTAAATTCAAATGCTCGTATAATTATATTTATCATCTGCGCAATACTTTGTTTAACCCCATTTATAAATCCGGCAGCTGCACTTTTAATGGGTTTAGTTATAGCACAATTTACAGGGCATCCCTATCTGCATCTTAATCATAAAGCCACTCATCTTCTACTTCAGATATCGGTAGTTGGCTTAGGGTTCGGAATGAATGTACACAGCGCCCTTCAGGCAGGTAAAGAAGGTATATTATTTACTATAGCATCCATTACCAGCACTTTAATTTTAGGATATTTTATTGGCAAATGGTTTAATATCGAAAAGAAAACCTCATTCTTGATCTCATCAGGGACGGCTATTTGTGGTGGCAGTGCTATAGCAGCAATATCACCTGTAATTAAAGCCGAAGAAAAACTAATATCAGTAGCCCTGGGCTGTGTTTTTATTCTTAATTCTGTAGCGTTGTTTATATTTCCGGTAATTGGGCATCATTTAAATCTTACCCAAACTCAATTTGGCCTATGGTGCGCCATTGCAATTCATGATACCAGTTCGGTAGTAGGTGCAGCCAGCAAATATGGCACGCATGCTTTAGAAGTAGCCACAACGGTAAAACTTGCAAGGGCATTATGGATAATTCCCGTAGCTTTCCTGTCGTCGTTTGCTTTCAAAAATAATTCAAAAAAAATAAAGATCCCTTATTTTATCGGGTTATTTATCCTGGCCATGATTCTTAACACCTACCTACCCGCGGTGGCTATAGTTAGTCCTGTTTTTATAAAAATAGCCAAATCGGGCTTAACACTTACCTTGTTTTTAATAGGCGCAGGCCTGTCACGCACAGTACTCCTGTCTGTAGGTTTCAAACTTTTACTACAGGGTATATTATTATGGGTAACCATATCATTAGCAGCTTTATACGCAGTAATTCACATAGTTTGA
- a CDS encoding DUF4199 domain-containing protein: MKNAFVTGLVMGIFSGTWLFVMHAFGYSNSGNRVDPIEYLSILIPLVGVYIGVKSYKENEKHNSLSFFEALFQSFKILLIGGGFACLAGLVYLNYVDQGNNFLDFSGRLFGGLLIGILICVTVSLALMNRSSKLD; the protein is encoded by the coding sequence ATGAAAAACGCATTTGTAACAGGTTTGGTTATGGGGATTTTTAGCGGGACCTGGCTATTCGTAATGCACGCGTTTGGGTATAGTAATTCTGGTAACCGTGTTGACCCAATTGAATATTTATCCATTTTAATACCGTTGGTAGGGGTTTACATCGGTGTGAAGAGTTATAAGGAGAATGAAAAGCACAATAGTCTTAGTTTTTTTGAAGCATTGTTTCAAAGTTTTAAGATACTATTAATAGGCGGTGGCTTTGCCTGCCTTGCGGGGCTTGTTTACCTGAATTATGTTGATCAGGGAAATAACTTTCTTGATTTTTCGGGCCGGTTGTTTGGAGGATTGCTGATAGGGATATTGATTTGTGTGACGGTATCATTGGCGCTTATGAACAGGTCAAGTAAACTTGATTAG
- a CDS encoding NAD(P)/FAD-dependent oxidoreductase — protein MNLYEQHPYWLMKNGIVASYPSLQHDLQVDIAIMGAGISAALTAWHLRNSGLKVAVFDKKHAGMGSTAASTAFLQYEIDTPLTKLKDLVGETDAIKSYELCRKAIYDIHDLCKSFKPAFDFHLRPSLQYASFKTHKTNLSEEFKLRKKHGFKVEWLESTDVKKIFGFDAPGGLFSADGGEVDAYLLTHALFNNFQEAGHKVYNNTAIKHIEHTKQRVLLLTTNNLTIKAKKLIIACGYESLHYIPKKIADINSTYAMVSEPVSEDFFWHKNSLIWETAEPYMYFRVVSENRILIGGRDDPFHNPHILPSVIIRKTELLKKAFLKKMPHIPLVPDFSWAGAFASTKDGLPYIGSIPERPNTYFALGFGGNGITFSVIAALIIHDLILGKKNPYADIFRFNR, from the coding sequence ATGAACCTGTATGAACAGCACCCTTACTGGCTGATGAAGAATGGTATTGTTGCCTCTTACCCTTCTTTACAACATGATCTACAGGTAGACATAGCTATTATGGGCGCTGGTATCAGTGCGGCATTAACTGCCTGGCATTTGCGTAACTCAGGATTAAAAGTGGCTGTGTTTGATAAAAAACATGCCGGCATGGGCAGTACCGCTGCCAGCACTGCTTTTTTACAATATGAAATTGATACCCCGTTAACCAAATTAAAGGATTTGGTAGGCGAAACAGATGCCATAAAAAGTTACGAGCTTTGCCGAAAGGCTATATATGATATTCACGATCTGTGCAAATCATTTAAACCAGCTTTTGATTTTCACCTACGGCCAAGCCTGCAATATGCCAGCTTTAAAACTCACAAAACAAATTTATCAGAAGAATTCAAGCTTCGTAAAAAGCACGGGTTTAAGGTAGAGTGGCTTGAAAGTACCGATGTTAAAAAGATATTTGGCTTTGATGCGCCCGGGGGCTTGTTTTCGGCAGATGGCGGCGAAGTTGATGCTTATTTACTTACTCATGCTTTATTTAACAATTTTCAGGAGGCTGGTCATAAGGTTTATAATAACACTGCTATAAAACACATAGAACATACCAAACAACGTGTGTTGTTACTTACCACTAATAACTTAACCATAAAGGCAAAAAAACTGATAATAGCCTGCGGATATGAGAGCCTGCATTATATTCCTAAAAAAATAGCCGACATTAACTCCACTTATGCCATGGTTTCGGAACCTGTTTCTGAGGATTTTTTCTGGCACAAAAACAGCCTGATCTGGGAAACCGCGGAACCTTATATGTACTTTAGGGTGGTTAGCGAAAACCGCATCCTGATTGGAGGCCGTGATGATCCATTTCATAACCCTCATATTTTGCCATCGGTAATTATCAGAAAAACTGAATTATTAAAGAAAGCATTTTTAAAAAAAATGCCGCACATACCTCTTGTACCCGATTTTAGCTGGGCTGGGGCATTTGCGTCCACTAAAGATGGATTACCTTACATTGGCTCGATACCCGAAAGACCTAATACCTATTTTGCTTTAGGTTTTGGGGGTAATGGAATAACTTTTAGTGTTATAGCAGCTCTAATTATTCATGACCTGATACTCGGTAAAAAGAACCCTTATGCAGATATATTCCGGTTTAACAGATAA
- a CDS encoding SusC/RagA family TonB-linked outer membrane protein, with protein MKLFLLQWKYRHKALRLCVIPALVSCIAFNGKAAPALTHPVIKNGTFHRVPDNVITGTVISKGRPLPGVTVSVKGVKGGTITDADGHFIIKAGDNAILIFSMVGFVKQEVTVGTKTSITVDLVDDSTSLNEVVVVGYGTQTRKDLTSSVASIKGEDIAKVPVTNLDAAMQGKVAGVQVVQNSGAPGDETYIRIRGNGSLFGENRPLYVIDGVPMNNIPAGVSPIGGDGQRITATNDINPNDVESIEVLKDAAATAIYGSRAAAGVILITTRKGKAGRARFNFNAYTGIASVTPRLSLLNADQYVDLISEERVNAGLLVDTAIKKTGVNTNWQDAIFRNAPISEYNLSVSGGDKNITHYLSFGYLDQTGTVVGQQHFKRFNGRVNLEYKATENLKIGISVNGMHSLNNRIDNSFSGQSVLANALIYNPNYPIYNADGSYYYDVNRRATNPVMLANNLRFVSIVDRYVGNVFGEYTILPNLKFRTSFGMDNQGIQDDRYQSSEINNRSAATGAADFFTQMLWLNENTLTYTANLPKGHSLSGVIGESTQVTSIRRIGAAGNTGATDLIPAITGFTNRTEASDYRSKSGLLSYFGRVNYNYQDRYLVQVAARIDGSSRFGTNQKYGFFPTISGGWRISNESFMKNQHFVDDLKLRASIGVSGSQEGLGNDFPSLATYATAVNYGTEPGIAASTLSNKDLSWEATTQTNIGIDLSLFNSRVNITVDAYLKQTNRLIFKLDLPYTSGFARTNGANIGKLQNKGLDINVSTDNIRGKFGWSTNYNMSFNRNKITDLPQLVVGDPTSSDFTESLPGLYGTTLPTSIYRVNEPVGSFFGYRSFGVDPATGNMVYQDTNGDGKINAADRVIIGNALPKFTGGFTNTFSYKGFDLSVFLYFSYGNQVYNQTRAILERMVGYNNGNTAVLNRWAPANTVTNVPKAIFNDPVVANSLTNGEMSSRWVENGSFIRLKNITLNYNIPSSILKRLRIQSAKVFLSGQNLALWTKYSGYDPEAQNQSVKNSQLGIDYAVQPQPRTISAGINVSF; from the coding sequence ATGAAATTATTTTTACTTCAATGGAAGTATAGGCATAAAGCATTAAGACTTTGTGTTATACCTGCACTTGTAAGCTGTATCGCTTTTAATGGTAAAGCGGCTCCGGCACTAACACACCCCGTCATAAAAAACGGAACATTTCACCGTGTTCCCGATAATGTCATCACAGGTACAGTTATCAGTAAAGGGCGGCCTTTGCCGGGTGTAACCGTTTCTGTTAAAGGCGTAAAGGGCGGAACCATTACCGATGCTGACGGACACTTTATCATTAAAGCCGGAGATAACGCTATTCTGATATTCAGTATGGTTGGTTTTGTAAAACAGGAAGTTACTGTTGGCACAAAAACCAGTATAACCGTTGACCTTGTTGATGATTCAACATCGCTAAACGAAGTTGTTGTTGTGGGTTACGGAACCCAAACCAGAAAAGACCTGACATCATCAGTGGCTTCTATCAAAGGAGAAGACATTGCAAAGGTTCCGGTAACAAACCTTGACGCGGCTATGCAGGGAAAAGTTGCAGGGGTGCAGGTGGTTCAAAATTCAGGCGCACCAGGCGACGAAACCTATATCCGCATCCGTGGTAACGGTTCTTTATTTGGAGAGAATAGGCCTTTGTATGTGATTGATGGCGTTCCGATGAATAATATTCCTGCCGGTGTATCCCCAATTGGAGGCGACGGGCAACGGATAACGGCGACCAATGACATTAACCCGAATGACGTGGAGTCTATTGAGGTATTGAAAGATGCGGCAGCAACAGCCATCTATGGATCACGTGCTGCGGCCGGCGTAATCCTGATTACCACCAGGAAAGGAAAAGCTGGAAGGGCCCGCTTTAACTTTAATGCTTATACTGGTATTGCAAGTGTTACACCAAGGCTCTCCCTGCTTAACGCAGACCAATATGTAGACCTTATAAGCGAAGAACGAGTTAATGCCGGGTTACTGGTGGATACGGCTATTAAAAAAACAGGCGTAAATACCAATTGGCAGGATGCAATTTTTAGGAATGCGCCTATTTCAGAATACAATTTATCTGTTTCGGGGGGCGATAAAAACATCACTCATTATTTATCGTTCGGCTATCTTGATCAAACTGGTACGGTTGTGGGCCAGCAGCATTTTAAACGTTTTAACGGACGGGTAAACCTAGAATATAAAGCCACCGAAAATCTGAAAATAGGGATTAGCGTGAACGGTATGCACTCATTGAACAATCGTATCGACAATAGCTTTTCCGGTCAGTCGGTACTTGCTAATGCGTTGATATATAATCCTAATTATCCTATTTATAATGCCGACGGAAGCTATTATTACGATGTTAACCGCCGGGCTACCAATCCGGTGATGCTGGCCAATAACCTTCGTTTTGTATCTATTGTTGATCGGTATGTGGGAAATGTTTTTGGAGAGTATACCATTTTACCAAATCTGAAGTTCCGCACAAGTTTCGGTATGGATAATCAGGGTATCCAGGATGATCGCTATCAATCTTCCGAAATTAACAACCGTAGCGCAGCTACCGGTGCAGCTGATTTTTTTACCCAGATGCTATGGCTGAATGAAAACACCCTGACTTATACGGCTAATTTACCCAAAGGGCACTCGCTTTCAGGAGTAATCGGTGAAAGTACCCAGGTTACCAGTATCCGCCGTATCGGCGCAGCCGGAAACACCGGCGCTACGGATTTGATCCCTGCAATAACAGGCTTTACCAACCGTACCGAAGCAAGCGATTACCGGTCGAAATCGGGGTTGCTTTCTTATTTCGGTCGTGTTAATTATAATTATCAGGACCGGTACCTTGTACAGGTAGCCGCACGTATTGACGGCTCTTCGCGTTTTGGTACAAATCAGAAATATGGGTTTTTTCCTACAATTTCCGGCGGCTGGCGTATCAGTAACGAGTCGTTCATGAAAAATCAACACTTCGTTGATGATCTGAAGCTGCGTGCAAGCATAGGTGTTTCGGGTAGTCAGGAAGGTTTGGGGAACGATTTCCCCTCACTGGCAACCTACGCTACAGCGGTAAACTATGGCACCGAGCCAGGTATTGCAGCCTCAACGCTTTCAAATAAAGACCTTAGCTGGGAGGCGACGACCCAAACGAATATTGGAATTGATCTGTCACTTTTCAACAGCCGTGTTAATATCACTGTTGACGCATACCTTAAACAAACTAACCGGTTGATCTTTAAACTTGATCTGCCTTACACTTCAGGTTTTGCCAGAACTAATGGTGCAAACATAGGCAAGCTGCAGAATAAGGGCCTGGATATCAACGTAAGTACCGATAATATCAGGGGTAAATTTGGCTGGAGCACAAACTACAATATGTCTTTTAACCGGAACAAAATTACCGATCTTCCTCAATTGGTTGTTGGCGATCCCACCAGCTCTGATTTTACCGAAAGTTTACCTGGCCTTTACGGCACAACGTTGCCCACCAGTATTTACCGTGTAAATGAACCGGTTGGGTCGTTTTTTGGTTACAGGAGCTTTGGTGTAGATCCTGCAACAGGCAATATGGTCTACCAGGATACCAATGGCGACGGAAAAATAAACGCTGCAGACCGGGTTATTATCGGTAATGCACTTCCGAAGTTTACGGGCGGCTTTACCAATACGTTCAGTTATAAAGGATTTGACCTTAGCGTTTTTCTTTATTTCTCTTATGGGAACCAGGTCTATAATCAAACCCGCGCCATATTGGAGCGTATGGTAGGTTATAACAACGGAAATACAGCGGTTTTAAACCGCTGGGCTCCTGCCAACACCGTAACCAATGTACCGAAAGCCATTTTTAACGATCCGGTTGTTGCCAATAGTCTTACCAATGGGGAGATGTCCTCGCGCTGGGTGGAGAACGGCTCCTTTATCAGGCTGAAAAATATTACGCTGAACTATAATATTCCTTCTTCCATTTTGAAAAGGCTGCGGATTCAATCGGCGAAAGTATTTCTGAGCGGACAAAACCTTGCGTTATGGACCAAATATTCAGGTTATGACCCGGAAGCCCAAAACCAGTCTGTTAAGAATTCACAACTGGGTATCGACTATGCGGTGCAGCCGCAACCCCGAACCATCAGCGCAGGCATCAATGTTAGTTTTTAA